The Kitasatospora setae KM-6054 genome contains a region encoding:
- a CDS encoding phosphotransferase family protein has product MDEVEVVVAHSERATLRVGDVFLKVDPDQARIDAEVEAMALAPVPTPEVLWRKPPVLALAALPGTTLGSLGGPSTGSPAAWAAAGAAIRELHDAPLPARPGRAGRSIVALTAELDRECELLVSGGLLPADLVTRNRRVAEAAFRPWTPAFTHGDLQIAHLFVDGDRVTGIIDWSEAGRGDALYDLATFTLGHEEHLDDLLAGYGTDVDPDVIRAWSSLRSLLAVRWLVEHGFDPFAPGCEVDVLRSRM; this is encoded by the coding sequence ATGGATGAGGTCGAGGTCGTCGTCGCGCACTCCGAGCGTGCGACCCTGCGGGTCGGTGACGTGTTCCTGAAGGTGGACCCCGATCAGGCGCGCATCGACGCCGAGGTCGAGGCGATGGCCCTGGCGCCGGTCCCGACCCCGGAGGTCCTGTGGCGCAAGCCGCCCGTGCTCGCGCTCGCCGCGCTCCCGGGGACGACGCTCGGGAGCCTGGGCGGGCCGTCGACCGGGTCGCCGGCGGCGTGGGCCGCGGCGGGCGCCGCCATCCGGGAGCTGCACGACGCGCCGCTGCCGGCACGGCCGGGCCGGGCCGGGCGGAGCATCGTCGCGCTGACGGCGGAACTCGACCGGGAGTGCGAGCTGCTCGTGTCCGGCGGCCTCCTGCCCGCCGACCTGGTCACCCGCAACCGCCGCGTCGCGGAGGCCGCGTTCCGGCCGTGGACCCCGGCGTTCACGCACGGCGACCTGCAGATCGCCCACCTCTTCGTCGACGGCGACCGGGTCACCGGCATCATCGACTGGTCCGAGGCGGGCCGGGGCGACGCCCTGTACGACCTCGCCACCTTCACGCTCGGACACGAGGAGCACCTCGACGACCTCCTCGCCGGCTACGGCACCGACGTCGACCCGGACGTGATCCGCGCCTGGTCGTCGCTGCGGAGCCTGCTGGCCGTCCGCTGGCTCGTCGAGCACGGCTTCGACCCGTTCGCCCCGGGCTGCGAGGTCGACGTGCTGAGATCCCGGATGTGA
- the araA gene encoding L-arabinose isomerase yields the protein MTEVFTGREIWFLTGSQGLYGADTLQQVADQSRQVINQLARTGLPVRLIWKPVLTGADAIRRVCLEANADDACVGLIAWMHTFSPAKMWIAGLDALRKPLLHLHTQANRDLPWATIDMDFMNLNQAAHGDREFGYIQSRLGVARKTVAGHVSDPAVAHRIAAWSRAAAGRADLAALKLARFGDNMRDVAVTEGDKVEAQLRFGVSVNTYGVNDLVTAVDTTADADVTALVKEYDETYRLAPELRPGGDRHDSLRYAARIELGLRGFLTAGGFGAFTTNFEDLGGLRQLPGLAVQRLMADGYGFGGEGDWKTSVLLRTLKTTATGLGGGTSFMEDYTYHLEPGRELILGAHMLEVCPSIAAATPSCEIHPLGIGGREDPVRLVFDAAPGPATVVGLADLGDRFRLVANEIDVVDPVEPLPNLPVARAVWQPRPNLRTSTEAWLTAGAPHHTVLTSALGTEHLDDLAEMLATELVVIDADTTIRSFTRELRWNQAYHRLAQRL from the coding sequence GTGACCGAGGTATTCACCGGACGCGAGATCTGGTTCCTCACCGGGAGCCAGGGCCTCTACGGCGCCGACACCCTCCAGCAGGTCGCCGACCAGTCCCGGCAGGTCATCAACCAGCTCGCCCGCACCGGCCTGCCCGTGCGCCTGATCTGGAAGCCCGTCCTCACCGGCGCCGACGCGATCCGCCGGGTCTGCCTGGAGGCCAACGCCGACGACGCCTGCGTCGGCCTGATCGCCTGGATGCACACCTTCTCCCCGGCCAAGATGTGGATCGCCGGCCTCGACGCGCTCCGCAAACCACTGCTCCACCTGCACACCCAGGCCAACCGCGACCTGCCCTGGGCCACCATCGACATGGACTTCATGAACCTGAACCAGGCCGCCCACGGCGACCGCGAGTTCGGCTACATCCAGTCCCGCCTCGGCGTCGCCCGCAAGACCGTCGCCGGCCACGTCAGCGACCCCGCCGTCGCCCACCGGATCGCCGCCTGGTCCCGCGCCGCCGCCGGCCGCGCCGACCTCGCCGCCCTCAAGCTCGCCCGCTTCGGCGACAACATGCGCGACGTCGCCGTCACCGAGGGCGACAAGGTCGAGGCCCAACTGCGCTTCGGCGTCTCCGTCAACACCTACGGCGTCAACGACCTGGTCACCGCCGTCGACACCACCGCCGACGCCGACGTCACCGCCCTGGTCAAGGAGTACGACGAGACCTACCGCCTGGCCCCCGAACTGCGCCCCGGCGGCGACCGCCACGACTCGCTGCGCTACGCCGCCCGGATCGAACTCGGCCTGCGCGGCTTCCTCACCGCCGGCGGCTTCGGCGCCTTCACCACCAACTTCGAGGACCTCGGCGGCCTGCGCCAGCTCCCCGGCCTCGCCGTCCAGCGCCTGATGGCCGACGGCTACGGCTTCGGCGGCGAGGGCGACTGGAAGACCTCCGTCCTGCTGCGCACCCTCAAGACCACCGCCACCGGCCTGGGCGGCGGCACCTCCTTCATGGAGGACTACACCTACCACCTGGAGCCCGGAAGGGAGTTGATCCTCGGCGCGCACATGCTGGAGGTCTGCCCGAGCATCGCCGCCGCCACCCCGTCCTGCGAGATCCACCCGCTCGGCATCGGCGGCCGCGAGGACCCCGTCCGCCTCGTCTTCGACGCCGCGCCCGGCCCCGCCACCGTCGTCGGACTCGCCGACCTCGGCGACCGCTTCCGCCTGGTCGCCAACGAGATCGACGTCGTCGACCCCGTCGAACCGCTCCCCAACCTGCCCGTCGCCCGCGCCGTCTGGCAGCCCCGGCCCAACCTGCGCACCTCCACCGAAGCCTGGCTCACCGCCGGCGCCCCGCACCACACCGTCCTCACCAGCGCCCTCGGCACCGAGCACCTCGACGACCTCGCCGAGATGCTGGCCACCGAACTCGTCGTCATCGACGCCGACACCACCATCCGCTCCTTCACCCGCGAACTGCGCTGGAACCAGGCCTACCACCGCCTGGCCCAGCGCCTGTGA
- a CDS encoding APC family permease, giving the protein MTETATASPSPSPATTPAARLSTAGASALYIGALLGPSLLLLPGLAARAAGPASLLAWLALLGLSGLIAVVFCALGTRLGSSGGVAGYTAAGLGARAGRAAGWCFLAGVVAGAPVVCLIGGSYAAAAVGADGGTAVRAGLVLLAVVLAVRLVGVRTGAGLQLVLVSALVGLVLFAVLGSAPAARAAHWTPFLPHGWTGVAQAAPPLMFAFVGWEAAASLTTRLRDPRRQLRRVVLIAFAVTSLLCLGLAAATVAVLGPGAGGSVPLADLMRAAIGSRGPLLAAGAALVLTLAATNTYLTGAAALLDALLPSGAAAGRRGSLAVVATTALTGVPLFVLVGTGVLTTSQLVAVPTALFLTVYLTCTAAAVRVLAGPARLAAAVSCPAVLALLLGTGWPVAAAAAVAATAALAPAPTPVPVDRTDDHSPSVRSAPPLEVSPARGV; this is encoded by the coding sequence ATGACCGAGACCGCGACGGCCTCCCCGTCCCCCTCCCCCGCGACCACCCCCGCCGCCCGCCTCTCCACCGCCGGGGCGTCCGCGCTGTACATCGGCGCGCTGCTCGGCCCGAGCCTGCTGCTGCTCCCGGGGTTGGCGGCGCGCGCGGCGGGCCCGGCCTCGCTGTTGGCGTGGCTGGCGCTGCTGGGGCTGTCCGGCCTGATCGCGGTGGTGTTCTGCGCGCTGGGCACCCGGTTGGGCTCGTCCGGCGGGGTCGCCGGGTACACGGCGGCGGGGCTGGGCGCCCGGGCCGGCCGGGCCGCCGGGTGGTGCTTCCTGGCGGGGGTGGTCGCGGGCGCGCCGGTGGTCTGCCTGATCGGCGGGAGCTACGCGGCGGCGGCCGTCGGCGCGGACGGCGGCACGGCCGTCCGGGCGGGGCTGGTGCTGCTGGCGGTGGTGCTGGCGGTCCGGCTGGTCGGCGTCCGGACCGGCGCGGGTCTCCAACTGGTGCTGGTCTCCGCGCTGGTGGGGCTGGTGCTGTTCGCGGTGCTGGGATCGGCCCCGGCCGCCCGGGCCGCGCACTGGACGCCGTTCCTGCCGCACGGCTGGACGGGCGTCGCGCAGGCCGCGCCGCCGCTGATGTTCGCGTTCGTCGGCTGGGAGGCCGCGGCCTCGCTGACCACCCGGCTGCGCGACCCGCGCCGCCAGCTGCGCCGGGTGGTGCTGATCGCGTTCGCCGTGACCTCGCTGCTCTGCCTGGGCCTGGCCGCCGCGACGGTCGCCGTGCTCGGCCCGGGCGCGGGCGGCTCCGTCCCGCTCGCCGACCTGATGCGCGCCGCGATCGGCTCCCGGGGCCCGCTGCTGGCCGCCGGCGCGGCCCTGGTGCTGACCCTCGCCGCCACCAACACCTACCTGACCGGCGCCGCCGCCCTGCTGGACGCCCTGCTCCCGTCCGGCGCGGCGGCCGGGCGGCGCGGCTCGCTCGCGGTGGTGGCCACCACCGCGCTGACCGGCGTCCCGCTGTTCGTCCTGGTCGGGACGGGCGTCCTGACCACCTCCCAGCTGGTGGCCGTGCCGACCGCGCTGTTCCTCACCGTCTACCTGACCTGCACGGCCGCCGCCGTCCGCGTCCTGGCGGGCCCGGCCCGGCTGGCCGCCGCCGTGAGCTGCCCGGCGGTGCTGGCGCTGCTGCTCGGCACCGGCTGGCCGGTGGCGGCCGCCGCGGCGGTGGCGGCCACCGCCGCGCTCGCGCCCGCGCCAACACCCGTTCCGGTCGATCGAACTGACGACCACTCACCGTCCGTCCGTTCCGCGCCGCCGCTGGAGGTTTCACCGGCCCGTGGGGTTTGA
- a CDS encoding glycoside hydrolase family 6 protein has translation MHPTDPQAPRRRAAAAPVRPTRRAAALALAAATAAVGLVAAAQGGADAAVQGSLPADTQFYKDPASQAVKWTAANPGDSRARVIGKRIASQPQGIWFANYRPDTITSDVRTVASAAAQAGQVPVLVAYMIPNRDCGGASADGAPDLASYDAWVGKFAAGLGSSRSVVVLEPDSIALTTCLGAQQQNDRFASLARAVTTIRAAAPNAKVYLDGGHSTWNSAAEQANRLRGAGVLNADGFFTNVSNFNPTANEAGYAHGVLNALGNPGNLHAVIDTSRNGNGPAGSTWCDPSGRKIGNYPTAATNDSGIDAYLWIKPPGEADGCAAAAGTFVPDIAYQLAVNAADPSTPAPTPTPTPTPTPTPTPTPSPSQSSQPPTSQPPAGNASCSIAYRANSWAGGFTADVTLKNTGSAAISGWKLAWTFPGDQKITSAWNATVVQSGAAVTATDLGYNGTLAAGASTNFGLQATYGSNNTAPSAFTLNGTACTTS, from the coding sequence GTGCACCCCACCGACCCCCAGGCCCCCCGACGGCGCGCCGCCGCCGCGCCCGTCCGGCCGACCCGTCGCGCCGCCGCCCTCGCCCTCGCCGCCGCGACGGCGGCCGTCGGGCTGGTGGCCGCCGCCCAGGGCGGCGCGGACGCGGCCGTGCAGGGCAGCCTCCCCGCCGACACCCAGTTCTACAAGGACCCGGCCTCGCAGGCCGTGAAGTGGACGGCCGCCAACCCAGGGGACTCCCGCGCCCGGGTGATCGGCAAGCGGATCGCCAGCCAGCCGCAGGGCATCTGGTTCGCCAACTACCGCCCCGACACGATCACTTCGGACGTCCGCACGGTCGCCTCGGCCGCCGCCCAGGCCGGCCAGGTGCCGGTGCTGGTGGCCTACATGATCCCGAACCGGGACTGCGGCGGCGCGTCCGCCGACGGCGCTCCCGACCTCGCCTCGTACGACGCCTGGGTCGGCAAGTTCGCGGCCGGGCTGGGCAGTTCGCGTTCGGTCGTGGTGCTGGAACCCGACTCGATCGCGCTCACCACCTGCCTCGGCGCCCAGCAGCAGAACGACCGGTTCGCCTCGCTGGCCCGCGCCGTCACCACCATCCGCGCCGCCGCCCCGAACGCCAAGGTCTACCTCGACGGGGGCCACTCCACCTGGAACTCCGCCGCCGAACAGGCCAACCGGCTGCGCGGCGCGGGCGTGCTGAACGCGGACGGCTTCTTCACCAACGTCTCCAACTTCAACCCCACCGCCAACGAGGCCGGCTACGCCCACGGCGTGCTCAACGCCCTCGGCAACCCCGGCAACCTGCACGCCGTGATCGACACCAGCCGCAACGGCAACGGCCCGGCGGGCAGCACCTGGTGCGACCCGTCCGGCCGCAAGATCGGCAACTACCCGACCGCCGCGACCAACGACAGCGGCATCGACGCCTACCTGTGGATCAAACCCCCGGGCGAGGCCGACGGCTGCGCCGCCGCGGCCGGGACGTTCGTCCCCGACATCGCCTACCAGTTGGCGGTGAACGCGGCCGACCCGAGCACCCCGGCGCCCACCCCGACGCCGACTCCCACTCCCACGCCGACCCCGACCCCGACGCCGTCCCCGTCGCAGTCCAGCCAGCCGCCGACCTCGCAGCCGCCGGCCGGGAACGCGTCCTGCTCGATCGCGTACCGGGCCAACTCCTGGGCGGGCGGCTTCACCGCCGACGTCACGCTGAAGAACACCGGCAGCGCCGCGATCTCCGGCTGGAAGCTGGCCTGGACGTTCCCCGGCGACCAGAAGATCACCAGCGCCTGGAACGCCACCGTCGTGCAGAGCGGTGCCGCCGTCACCGCCACCGACCTCGGCTACAACGGCACCCTGGCGGCCGGCGCGTCCACCAACTTCGGCCTTCAGGCCACCTACGGGTCGAACAACACCGCCCCGAGCGCCTTCACGCTGAACGGAACCGCCTGCACCACCTCCTGA
- the tal gene encoding transaldolase, producing MTDALNRLSEEGVAIWLDDLSRERLNSGNLAELVQEKHVVGVTTNPTIFQKAIGGGSAAYDGQLTDLAVRGVTTDEAIRMITTSDVRDAADVLRPVYDASNGRDGRVSIEVDPRLAHQSAATVAEAKQLWWLVDRPNVLIKIPATLAGLPAISAVLGRGISVNVTLIFSLERYRAVIDAHLSGLEAAKAAGLDLSQIESVASFFVSRVDTEIDKRLDAAGTPEAKELRSKAALANARLAYRAYEEVYGSVDGTKPASARWAALEAAGAKPQRPLWASTGVKDPNLPDTLYVTELVAPGTVNTMPEATLDATDDHGAVTGDTITAHYADAEAVLAAVAAAGVDYDDVVQLLEDEGVSKFEASWTELLETVTAALEAHRQN from the coding sequence ATGACCGACGCATTGAACCGCCTCAGCGAAGAGGGCGTGGCGATCTGGCTCGACGACCTGAGCCGGGAGCGCCTGAACTCCGGCAACCTGGCCGAGCTGGTGCAGGAGAAGCACGTCGTCGGCGTCACCACCAACCCGACCATCTTCCAGAAGGCCATCGGCGGCGGCAGCGCCGCCTACGACGGCCAGCTGACCGACCTCGCGGTGCGGGGCGTCACCACCGACGAGGCGATCCGCATGATCACCACCTCGGACGTGCGCGACGCCGCCGACGTGCTGCGCCCCGTCTACGACGCCTCCAACGGCCGCGACGGCCGGGTCTCCATCGAGGTCGACCCCCGCCTCGCGCACCAGAGCGCGGCGACCGTCGCCGAGGCCAAGCAGCTGTGGTGGCTGGTCGACCGCCCCAACGTGCTGATCAAGATCCCCGCCACCCTGGCCGGCCTGCCCGCCATCAGCGCCGTCCTGGGCCGGGGCATCAGCGTCAACGTCACGCTGATCTTCTCCCTGGAGCGCTACCGCGCCGTCATCGACGCCCACCTGAGCGGCCTGGAGGCCGCCAAGGCCGCCGGACTCGACCTGTCCCAGATCGAGTCCGTCGCCTCGTTCTTCGTCTCCCGGGTCGACACCGAGATCGACAAGCGCCTCGACGCCGCCGGCACCCCCGAGGCCAAGGAACTGCGCTCCAAGGCCGCGCTCGCCAACGCCCGCCTCGCCTACCGGGCCTACGAGGAGGTCTACGGCTCGGTCGACGGCACCAAGCCCGCCTCCGCCCGCTGGGCCGCCCTGGAGGCCGCCGGCGCCAAGCCGCAGCGCCCGCTCTGGGCCTCCACCGGCGTCAAGGACCCCAACCTCCCCGACACCCTCTACGTCACCGAGCTGGTCGCCCCCGGCACCGTCAACACCATGCCCGAGGCCACCCTGGACGCCACCGACGACCACGGCGCCGTCACCGGCGACACCATCACCGCGCACTACGCCGACGCCGAGGCCGTCCTCGCCGCCGTCGCCGCCGCGGGCGTCGACTACGACGACGTGGTCCAGCTCCTGGAGGACGAGGGCGTCAGCAAGTTCGAGGCGTCCTGGACCGAGCTGCTGGAGACCGTCACCGCCGCGCTCGAAGCCCACCGCCAGAACTGA
- a CDS encoding Lrp/AsnC family transcriptional regulator gives MSTPQYDRIDRAILAHLQRHGRTPNVDLAEAVMLSPSSALRRTKALEADGVIAGYRAELDRGKTGLGLTVFVALRVEQHSRETSRHIEESLCAIPAVVACHVVSGEADFLVEIAVPDLASYEQVLLDEILAVGPVRDARSTFAIRTVRSRGPLPLDHWPPRNGR, from the coding sequence ATGTCGACCCCGCAGTACGACCGCATCGACCGGGCGATCCTCGCGCACCTCCAGCGCCACGGCCGGACCCCCAACGTCGACCTCGCCGAGGCCGTCATGCTCTCGCCCTCCTCCGCGCTGCGCCGGACCAAGGCGCTGGAGGCGGACGGCGTGATCGCCGGCTACCGGGCCGAACTCGACCGGGGGAAGACCGGGTTGGGCCTGACCGTGTTCGTCGCGCTGCGGGTCGAGCAGCACTCGCGGGAGACCTCGCGGCACATCGAGGAGTCGCTGTGCGCGATCCCCGCCGTGGTCGCCTGCCACGTGGTCTCCGGCGAGGCCGACTTCCTGGTGGAGATCGCCGTCCCCGACCTGGCCAGCTACGAGCAGGTCCTGCTGGACGAGATCCTCGCCGTCGGCCCCGTCCGCGACGCCCGCTCCACCTTCGCCATCCGCACCGTCCGCTCCCGGGGCCCCCTCCCGCTCGACCACTGGCCGCCCCGCAACGGCCGGTAG
- a CDS encoding aldose epimerase family protein gives MPPGAPARLRIAQSEIATLPDGRWITRWTFGAPGGVTAEVLSLGARLEALHAPDRSGHRTNVVLGGAHVADLLGDAAYFGATVGRYANRVAGGRLPLDGTVHHLATQDTGHTLHGGPDGYATRLWEGEAVREEHRVGVRLRLHSPDGDQGFPGALTAETTYLLDARGELTIEYRATTDAPTVVNLTNHAYFNLAGEGSGTVLDHLLRVDAAGYLPVDDDLIPLGPVEPVAGTPFDLRTARTLGDRFALRHPQLGPAGSGYDHTWVLDGTGLRTAAVLTDPASGRRLECRTTEPGLQVYTGNLFDGSVTGRSGRPYRAHAGLALETQHFPDSPNRPDYPSTALRPGEEYRSTTVYRFTVTR, from the coding sequence GTGCCGCCCGGAGCCCCCGCCCGACTCAGGATCGCCCAGAGCGAGATCGCCACCCTCCCCGACGGCCGGTGGATCACCCGCTGGACGTTCGGCGCCCCCGGCGGCGTCACCGCGGAGGTCCTCAGCCTCGGCGCCCGCCTCGAAGCCCTCCACGCCCCCGACCGCAGCGGACACCGCACCAACGTCGTCCTCGGCGGCGCCCACGTCGCCGACCTGCTCGGCGACGCCGCCTACTTCGGCGCCACCGTGGGCCGCTACGCCAACCGCGTCGCCGGCGGCCGACTGCCCCTCGACGGCACCGTCCACCACCTCGCCACCCAGGACACCGGCCACACCCTGCACGGCGGCCCCGACGGCTACGCCACCCGGCTCTGGGAGGGCGAAGCCGTCCGCGAAGAGCACCGGGTCGGCGTCCGGCTGCGCCTGCACAGCCCCGACGGCGACCAGGGCTTCCCCGGCGCGCTCACCGCCGAGACCACCTACCTGCTCGACGCCCGCGGCGAACTGACCATCGAGTACCGGGCCACCACCGACGCGCCCACCGTCGTCAACCTCACCAACCACGCCTACTTCAACCTCGCCGGCGAAGGCAGCGGCACCGTCCTCGACCACCTGCTGCGCGTCGACGCCGCCGGCTACCTCCCCGTCGACGACGACCTGATCCCGCTCGGCCCGGTCGAACCCGTCGCCGGCACCCCCTTCGACCTCCGCACGGCCCGCACGCTCGGCGACCGGTTCGCCCTGCGGCACCCGCAACTCGGCCCGGCCGGCTCCGGCTACGACCACACCTGGGTCCTGGACGGCACCGGCCTGCGCACCGCCGCCGTCCTCACCGACCCGGCCAGCGGCCGCCGCCTGGAGTGCCGCACCACCGAACCCGGACTCCAGGTCTACACCGGCAACCTCTTCGACGGCTCGGTCACCGGCCGCTCCGGCCGCCCCTACCGGGCACACGCCGGCCTCGCCCTGGAGACCCAGCACTTCCCCGACTCCCCGAACCGCCCCGACTACCCCTCCACCGCCCTGCGCCCGGGGGAGGAGTACCGCTCCACCACGGTCTACCGGTTCACCGTCACCCGCTGA